In Sphingobium sp. Z007, one DNA window encodes the following:
- a CDS encoding M20/M25/M40 family metallo-hydrolase, whose protein sequence is MQKIRSGTLAALLLGSIFTPALSHAAPADSAAIRDAAMKDDVAFAFTEGLTTEVGPRPAGTPQEARARDWAVVKLKALGFSNVRAEPYTMPVWVRGRDEARIVSPFPQNLVLAALGNSGSTSDKGIEGEIVYFASIADLDAAPAAALKGKIAFVDHGMKATQDGSSYGYFGAARRQGPSIASKKGAIAILIRSIGTDHHRVPHTGVQMWADGVTPIPAAALSVPDAEQLARVIARGQPVKVHLTLTSKMLKDQPSGNVIAEIPGSDPTAGIVVAACHLDSWDQGTGAIDDATGCGIAAASALQVAKTGQPRRTIRVLMAGAEEVGGDGARAYYKAHGAEKHALAIESDFGADRIWRVDFKLPQGHEALAKRVAAALAPLGVGASTQEAGGGADIAPLVKAGVPVIDLQQDGTRYFDLHHTPDDTLDKVDPEQLRQNVAAWTVTLDAVANAPESMGVN, encoded by the coding sequence ATGCAGAAAATCCGATCGGGCACGCTGGCCGCCCTCCTCCTTGGCAGCATCTTCACCCCCGCCCTGTCCCACGCCGCACCGGCGGACAGCGCCGCGATTCGCGATGCGGCGATGAAGGACGATGTCGCCTTTGCCTTTACCGAAGGGCTGACGACCGAAGTCGGCCCTCGCCCCGCCGGCACGCCGCAGGAAGCGCGTGCCCGCGACTGGGCGGTCGTGAAATTGAAGGCGCTGGGCTTTTCCAATGTCCGGGCCGAACCTTATACCATGCCGGTATGGGTGCGCGGCCGTGACGAGGCGCGCATAGTGTCGCCCTTTCCGCAAAATCTGGTGCTGGCGGCGCTCGGCAACAGCGGATCGACCAGCGACAAGGGGATCGAGGGCGAGATCGTCTATTTCGCCAGCATCGCCGATCTGGACGCTGCGCCTGCCGCTGCGCTCAAAGGCAAGATCGCCTTTGTCGATCATGGCATGAAGGCGACGCAGGATGGCTCGTCCTACGGCTATTTCGGCGCGGCGCGGCGGCAGGGACCAAGCATCGCATCCAAAAAAGGCGCGATCGCCATCCTGATCCGATCGATCGGCACCGACCATCATCGCGTGCCGCATACCGGCGTGCAGATGTGGGCTGACGGCGTGACGCCAATCCCGGCCGCGGCGCTTTCCGTGCCGGACGCCGAACAGCTTGCCCGCGTGATCGCGCGCGGCCAGCCGGTGAAAGTGCATCTGACGCTGACGTCGAAAATGCTCAAGGATCAACCGTCTGGCAATGTCATCGCCGAAATCCCCGGCAGCGATCCGACGGCGGGCATCGTAGTGGCCGCCTGCCACCTCGACAGCTGGGACCAGGGCACCGGCGCGATCGATGACGCAACAGGCTGCGGCATTGCGGCGGCCTCCGCCTTGCAGGTGGCGAAGACTGGTCAGCCCCGTCGCACCATCCGCGTGTTGATGGCGGGCGCGGAGGAAGTCGGCGGCGACGGCGCGCGCGCTTATTATAAGGCGCACGGCGCGGAGAAGCACGCACTGGCGATCGAATCGGATTTCGGGGCGGACCGTATCTGGCGCGTCGATTTCAAACTGCCGCAGGGGCATGAGGCGCTGGCGAAGCGCGTTGCGGCGGCACTCGCGCCACTCGGCGTAGGTGCCAGCACGCAGGAAGCGGGCGGCGGGGCGGATATCGCACCGTTGGTGAAGGCCGGCGTGCCGGTGATCGACCTGCAACAGGACGGCACGCGATACTTCGATCTGCACCACACGCCTGACGATACGCTGGACAAGGTGGACCCGGAGCAGTTGCGGCAGAATGTCGCCGCATGGACGGTGACGCTGGACGCTGTCGCCAATGCACCAGAATCCATGGGCGTTAACTAG
- the ettA gene encoding energy-dependent translational throttle protein EttA, with product MSASSQYAYVMKSMTKTFPGAAKPVLSNINLQFYRGSKIGIVGPNGAGKSTLIKIMAGIDTDFSGEAWPGENITVGYLPQEPQLDPNKTVLENVKDGARETADKLDRFNEISTIMGDPPEDVDFDALMEEMGTLQEQIDAVDGWSLDSQLELAMEALRCPPSDWSVESLSGGEKRRIALTRLLIQKPDILLLDEPTNHLDAESVTWLENHLKEYAGSVLMITHDRYFLDNVVGWILELDRGKYFPYEGNYSTYLEKKSKRLEQEDREATGRQKAINDELEWIRQGTKGRQTKSKARIKKFEELVAGQNNRSPGKAQIVIQVPERLGGKVIEFKNITKAFGDKLLFEDLSFLLPPGGIVGVIGPNGAGKSTLFKLITGQEKPDAGEIDIGSTVRLGFVDQSRDHLDGSKNVWEEVSDGLDYVKVNGHDMSTRAYVGAFNFKGQDQQKNVGKLSGGERNRVHIAKMLKKGGNVLLLDEPTNDLDVETLGALEEAIENFAGCAVVISHDRFFLDRLATHILAFEGNSHVEWFEGNFEAYEEDKRRRLGDAADRPTALSYKKLTR from the coding sequence ATGTCCGCCTCCTCGCAATATGCCTATGTCATGAAGAGCATGACCAAGACCTTCCCCGGCGCCGCCAAGCCGGTGCTGAGCAACATCAACCTGCAATTTTATCGCGGGTCCAAGATCGGCATCGTCGGCCCCAACGGCGCGGGCAAATCCACGCTCATCAAGATCATGGCCGGCATCGATACCGATTTTTCCGGTGAAGCATGGCCAGGCGAGAATATCACCGTCGGCTATCTGCCGCAGGAGCCGCAGCTTGACCCCAACAAGACCGTGCTGGAAAACGTGAAGGATGGCGCGCGCGAAACGGCGGACAAGCTGGACCGCTTCAACGAGATCAGCACCATCATGGGCGATCCGCCCGAAGACGTCGATTTCGACGCGCTGATGGAAGAGATGGGGACGCTCCAGGAGCAGATCGACGCCGTCGATGGCTGGTCGCTCGACAGCCAACTGGAACTGGCGATGGAAGCGCTGCGCTGCCCGCCGTCGGACTGGTCGGTGGAAAGCCTGTCGGGCGGTGAAAAGCGGCGCATCGCGCTGACCCGCCTGCTGATCCAGAAGCCCGACATCCTGCTGCTCGACGAACCGACCAACCATCTGGATGCCGAAAGCGTCACCTGGCTGGAAAATCATCTCAAGGAATATGCCGGTTCCGTCCTGATGATTACCCATGACCGCTACTTCCTGGACAATGTCGTGGGCTGGATCCTGGAACTCGATCGCGGGAAATATTTCCCTTACGAAGGCAACTACTCCACCTATCTGGAGAAGAAGTCCAAGCGCCTGGAGCAGGAAGACCGCGAGGCCACCGGTCGCCAGAAGGCGATCAACGACGAGCTGGAATGGATCAGGCAGGGCACGAAGGGCCGCCAGACCAAGTCCAAGGCGCGTATCAAGAAGTTCGAGGAACTGGTCGCCGGCCAGAACAACCGCTCCCCCGGCAAGGCGCAGATCGTCATTCAGGTGCCGGAGCGGCTGGGCGGCAAGGTGATCGAGTTTAAGAACATCACCAAGGCGTTCGGCGACAAGCTGCTGTTCGAAGATCTGTCCTTCCTGCTGCCTCCGGGCGGCATCGTCGGCGTCATCGGCCCGAACGGCGCGGGCAAGTCCACCCTGTTCAAGCTCATCACCGGCCAGGAAAAGCCGGATGCGGGCGAGATCGACATCGGCTCGACCGTGCGTCTGGGCTTTGTCGACCAGAGCCGCGATCATCTCGACGGATCAAAGAATGTTTGGGAGGAAGTCTCCGACGGCCTGGATTACGTCAAGGTCAATGGCCACGACATGTCGACGCGGGCCTATGTCGGCGCGTTCAACTTCAAGGGGCAGGATCAGCAGAAGAATGTCGGCAAGCTGTCGGGCGGTGAACGCAACCGCGTCCACATCGCCAAGATGCTGAAAAAGGGCGGCAACGTGCTGCTGCTCGACGAACCGACCAACGATCTCGACGTCGAAACGCTGGGCGCGCTCGAAGAAGCGATCGAAAATTTCGCGGGTTGCGCCGTGGTCATCAGCCATGATCGCTTCTTCCTCGATCGCCTGGCCACGCACATCCTGGCGTTCGAAGGCAATAGCCATGTCGAATGGTTCGAAGGCAATTTCGAAGCCTATGAAGAAGACAAGCGCCGCCGCCTGGGCGACGCCGCCGATCGCCCGACCGCGCTGTCGTACAAGAAGCTGACGCGCTGA
- a CDS encoding cytochrome-c peroxidase, with protein sequence MRVGVAGSIGAVVLASGAMGAGADWRWPVFPVGVSAPALPADTAMSAAKVALGRRLFYDRALSHDGSMACADCHQQARGFTDGQPTHIGVTGDMGVRNVPGLANVAWRSGLTWTDAGITTLEAQAMVPMTGTKPVEMGVGDRDGDLATRLDADPCYRRMFAQAFPGTKGGADFAKVTAALGAFQRTMISFGSAYDRGTLTPLAAKGAAQFKASGCASCHSGPDLTDGKVHYVGTAAPRESDDPAYGGKPPPPGFEPPPEQFRTPSLRNVAVTGPWLHDGKADSIDGAIRRHAAAHLTGIDIPALLAFLDALTDRDFLKNPALGPPPVGCPVPA encoded by the coding sequence ATGCGGGTTGGCGTAGCAGGGAGCATCGGCGCGGTCGTGCTGGCATCCGGGGCGATGGGCGCGGGGGCGGACTGGCGCTGGCCCGTCTTTCCGGTGGGGGTCAGCGCGCCTGCCCTGCCCGCCGACACGGCCATGAGCGCGGCCAAGGTCGCGCTGGGCCGCCGCCTTTTCTACGATCGTGCGCTGTCGCATGACGGCAGCATGGCCTGCGCGGATTGCCACCAGCAGGCGCGCGGCTTTACCGACGGCCAGCCCACCCATATCGGCGTGACCGGCGACATGGGCGTTCGCAACGTGCCCGGGCTGGCCAATGTCGCCTGGCGCAGCGGCCTGACCTGGACCGATGCGGGCATCACCACGCTGGAGGCGCAGGCGATGGTGCCGATGACCGGGACCAAGCCGGTGGAAATGGGCGTGGGCGACCGCGATGGCGACCTGGCCACGCGGCTGGACGCCGATCCCTGCTATCGCCGGATGTTCGCGCAGGCCTTTCCCGGCACAAAGGGCGGCGCGGATTTCGCCAAAGTGACGGCGGCGCTGGGTGCGTTCCAGCGCACGATGATATCGTTCGGCAGCGCCTATGATCGCGGCACCCTGACCCCGTTGGCCGCCAAAGGCGCGGCACAGTTCAAGGCGTCGGGCTGCGCATCCTGCCATAGCGGCCCAGACCTGACCGATGGCAAGGTCCATTATGTCGGCACCGCGGCGCCGCGCGAATCGGACGATCCGGCCTATGGCGGAAAGCCGCCACCGCCAGGGTTTGAGCCGCCGCCCGAACAGTTCCGCACCCCGTCGCTGCGCAACGTCGCGGTCACCGGGCCCTGGCTGCATGATGGCAAGGCCGACAGCATCGACGGCGCTATTCGCCGTCATGCCGCCGCGCATCTGACCGGGATCGACATACCCGCGCTGCTGGCGTTTCTTGATGCGCTGACCGACCGGGATTTTCTCAAGAATCCCGCGCTGGGGCCACCACCTGTCGGCTGCCCTGTCCCGGCTTAA
- the gspL gene encoding type II secretion system protein GspL: MSSRDALIVMLPEAAGAEPHWMRVVDGALVQSGVGANWLAACGIAALPDQARVMLVPPAALVTLYWTAHPDLPVRQGRAAARLAALAGGLLPSDQLFAATDANEDPSNPHIVAVASRADVQHWLLWAQHHGLDPDIIAPAALLLPAPESGFTRGLIAGEAVLRAGDMALTADMALPALIADAPIADVTPGVTEGRAIAALDAPPLDLRQGDFAKRVRRAMDGRAIGRVAIWSGLILLASLAIALIAIAKQHMEASRLDRESLALAQQVTPSATDAVQALAEMEGKLAARGAAGRAFTAPVGALLAAMQDAPGVALTGLSRDPDGMVRATLAAAKADDINIVLLALQAAGFTITATPSQDPGGRTLADITVRS; this comes from the coding sequence ATGAGCAGTCGCGACGCCCTGATCGTCATGCTGCCCGAAGCGGCGGGTGCCGAACCCCATTGGATGCGGGTGGTGGACGGCGCGCTGGTGCAGTCGGGCGTGGGCGCGAACTGGCTGGCGGCCTGCGGCATCGCCGCGCTGCCCGATCAGGCGCGGGTCATGCTGGTGCCGCCGGCCGCGCTGGTGACGCTATATTGGACGGCGCATCCCGACTTGCCGGTGCGGCAGGGGCGCGCCGCCGCGCGGCTGGCGGCGCTGGCCGGCGGGCTGCTCCCGTCCGATCAGTTGTTCGCCGCGACCGACGCCAATGAAGATCCCTCTAACCCCCATATCGTCGCGGTGGCGAGCCGTGCCGATGTGCAGCACTGGCTGCTCTGGGCGCAGCATCATGGACTGGACCCGGACATCATCGCGCCTGCGGCGCTGCTGCTGCCAGCGCCTGAGAGCGGCTTCACCCGCGGCCTGATTGCGGGCGAGGCGGTGTTACGCGCGGGCGATATGGCGCTCACCGCCGACATGGCGCTGCCGGCGCTGATCGCCGATGCGCCGATCGCCGACGTGACGCCGGGCGTGACCGAAGGGCGGGCGATCGCCGCGCTCGACGCGCCGCCGCTTGACCTGCGGCAAGGCGATTTCGCCAAGCGCGTTCGCCGCGCGATGGATGGCCGGGCGATCGGCCGCGTCGCAATTTGGAGCGGGCTGATCTTGCTTGCAAGCCTGGCCATCGCGCTGATCGCCATCGCCAAGCAGCATATGGAGGCAAGCCGCCTGGATCGCGAAAGCCTGGCACTGGCGCAGCAGGTGACGCCTAGCGCCACCGATGCGGTGCAGGCGCTGGCTGAAATGGAAGGCAAACTCGCCGCGCGGGGCGCGGCTGGCCGTGCCTTCACGGCGCCCGTGGGCGCGCTGCTGGCGGCAATGCAGGATGCGCCGGGCGTCGCATTGACTGGCCTGTCGCGCGATCCCGACGGCATGGTCCGCGCCACCCTGGCCGCGGCCAAGGCGGACGACATCAACATCGTGCTGCTGGCGTTGCAGGCGGCCGGTTTCACAATCACGGCGACCCCGTCCCAGGATCCGGGCGGGCGAACGCTGGCAGATATCACGGTGCGGTCATGA
- a CDS encoding carbonic anhydrase, producing the protein MSDFSDMLDGYRRFRDTGWNQQRARWDELNEGQAPRVMVIACSDSRVDPAQIFDTSPGEIFVVRNVAALVPPFETAPGHHGVSAALEFAVQVLKVGEIVVMGHGKCGGCKAALSQDLKDAPPGEGGFIHNWIELLDDARNIVIGHYGAQRDRDVERAMEQEAVKVSLANLRTFPCVRSKERKGELKLVGSFFAIADGVLNILDEDSGAFSPA; encoded by the coding sequence ATGAGTGATTTTTCCGACATGCTGGATGGCTATCGCCGTTTTCGCGACACCGGCTGGAACCAGCAGCGGGCGCGCTGGGACGAATTGAACGAGGGGCAGGCGCCGCGCGTGATGGTGATCGCCTGTTCCGACAGCCGGGTCGATCCGGCGCAGATTTTCGATACCAGCCCCGGCGAGATTTTCGTCGTGCGCAATGTTGCCGCACTGGTGCCGCCGTTCGAAACCGCGCCGGGCCATCATGGCGTCTCCGCCGCGCTGGAATTTGCGGTTCAGGTGCTCAAAGTTGGCGAGATCGTGGTCATGGGCCATGGCAAATGCGGGGGTTGCAAGGCGGCGCTCAGCCAAGACCTGAAGGACGCACCGCCGGGCGAAGGCGGCTTCATTCATAACTGGATCGAATTGCTGGACGATGCCCGCAATATCGTGATCGGCCATTATGGTGCGCAGCGCGACCGGGACGTCGAACGGGCGATGGAGCAGGAAGCGGTGAAGGTGAGCCTCGCCAATCTGCGCACCTTCCCTTGCGTCCGGTCCAAGGAGCGCAAGGGCGAATTAAAGCTGGTCGGCAGCTTCTTTGCGATCGCAGACGGCGTGTTGAACATTTTGGACGAGGATAGCGGCGCCTTCTCGCCCGCATAA
- the gspN gene encoding type II secretion system protein N, with protein MMGLTLSRRMRIILLLTLVLGLLLFLPMRVALGLAGLERLGIAAREVRGTVWSGRIDQLMLGNMPLGSVRAGLSPVSLLVGRARFDIARTKGLADDVQGALTVGLGRIGVDDVTGAVPLGRTFAPLPVGSLMLEDVSAYYAGDRCGHAEGRVRARMAGQFPGLNLTQGLSGVVSCDGDALLLPLVSQSGMEKISLRIWRSGRYTAEMRVETADPTLAATLGQAGFAGVGNAQILKVEGTL; from the coding sequence ATGATGGGCCTGACCCTCTCGCGCCGGATGCGGATCATTCTCCTCCTAACGCTGGTGCTGGGCCTGCTGTTGTTCCTGCCGATGCGGGTCGCGCTGGGCCTCGCCGGGCTGGAGCGGCTCGGCATCGCGGCGCGGGAGGTGCGCGGCACGGTATGGAGCGGGCGGATTGACCAGTTGATGCTGGGCAATATGCCGCTCGGCAGCGTGCGCGCCGGGCTGTCCCCCGTTTCGCTGCTGGTGGGCCGTGCGCGATTCGATATCGCCCGGACCAAGGGGCTGGCGGATGATGTGCAGGGCGCGCTCACCGTCGGCTTGGGCCGCATCGGCGTGGATGATGTGACCGGCGCAGTGCCGCTTGGCCGCACCTTCGCGCCGCTGCCGGTGGGCAGTCTTATGCTGGAGGATGTCAGCGCCTATTATGCGGGCGATCGCTGCGGCCATGCCGAAGGACGCGTGCGGGCGCGCATGGCGGGGCAGTTTCCTGGTCTAAACCTGACGCAGGGGTTGTCGGGCGTGGTCAGTTGCGATGGCGATGCGCTGCTGCTGCCGCTGGTCAGTCAGTCGGGAATGGAGAAGATCAGCCTGCGCATCTGGCGTTCGGGACGCTATACTGCCGAAATGCGTGTCGAAACCGCTGATCCGACACTGGCGGCGACGTTGGGCCAGGCCGGCTTTGCGGGCGTCGGCAACGCCCAGATACTCAAGGTTGAAGGCACGCTGTGA
- the gspJ gene encoding type II secretion system minor pseudopilin GspJ, producing MASAERGFTSFTASAQHGFTSFDRHAQHGFTLIELLVALMIFAMLAGAGVLLLGNSVSAQAQIKARLDDSAAVQRAGGALAGDLGQAVPRITRTEAGTLAPAFWAHDEGESQPVMQFVRGGWDNLGDLPRPSLQKVEYWVRQGRLERRTYAQLDGATGDEPAALLENVEAVLLRFRDAEGKWREDWTPTQPDLLPRAVEMTVTRAAQPPVMLRFQVAPGPPEKREVAAGA from the coding sequence ATGGCTTCCGCCGAACGCGGCTTCACGTCCTTTACGGCTTCCGCCCAACACGGCTTCACGTCTTTTGATCGTCACGCCCAACACGGCTTCACGTTGATCGAACTGCTCGTCGCCCTCATGATCTTCGCCATGCTGGCGGGGGCAGGCGTGCTGCTGCTGGGCAACAGCGTGTCGGCGCAGGCCCAGATCAAGGCGCGGCTGGACGATAGCGCGGCGGTGCAGCGCGCGGGCGGGGCGCTGGCCGGCGACCTGGGGCAGGCGGTGCCGCGCATCACCCGGACCGAGGCAGGCACGCTGGCCCCCGCCTTCTGGGCGCATGACGAGGGCGAGAGCCAGCCTGTGATGCAGTTCGTGCGCGGCGGATGGGACAATCTGGGCGACCTGCCCCGGCCATCCTTGCAGAAGGTCGAATATTGGGTGCGGCAGGGGCGGCTCGAACGGCGCACATACGCCCAACTAGACGGCGCGACAGGCGACGAACCGGCTGCGCTGCTGGAGAATGTCGAGGCGGTCTTGCTGCGTTTTCGCGATGCGGAGGGCAAATGGCGGGAGGATTGGACGCCGACGCAGCCGGACCTGCTGCCTCGCGCGGTCGAAATGACGGTGACGCGCGCAGCGCAGCCGCCGGTCATGCTGCGCTTTCAGGTTGCGCCAGGCCCGCCGGAAAAGCGGGAGGTCGCGGCCGGTGCCTGA
- the gspK gene encoding type II secretion system minor pseudopilin GspK, translated as MPDPRKKSERGAALLTVLLLVAVMAVVAATALERVALATRMTGNGGAVDQGRAYADAATEMARLRIADLTASNPAKITLAGGWMGTPQSLPVPGGIATARVTDAGNCFNLNSVVSGDDAANLKVRPIGVSQFQGLLQALGVDARQAQGAAASLADWIDTDSAPQPGGAEDESYARMERPYRAANRMMVDASELRAVSGISPAIYALARPWICALPVTDLSPININTLLPDQAPLFAMLIPGQLSVAQARQLLAQRPTDGYGSTVQFWALPSLAGLSPMTEVQEQVKLTTGFFGVDVSVDVGGTQVVERALIDARQSPALLVRRSWGAGA; from the coding sequence GTGCCTGATCCCCGGAAGAAAAGCGAACGGGGCGCAGCGCTGCTGACCGTGCTGCTGCTGGTGGCGGTGATGGCCGTGGTCGCCGCGACCGCGCTGGAGCGGGTCGCGCTGGCGACGCGGATGACCGGCAATGGCGGCGCGGTCGATCAGGGCCGCGCCTATGCCGATGCCGCGACCGAGATGGCGCGGCTGCGCATCGCCGACCTTACCGCGTCCAACCCGGCCAAGATCACGCTGGCGGGCGGATGGATGGGCACGCCGCAGAGCTTGCCTGTGCCCGGCGGCATCGCCACCGCGCGGGTGACCGATGCGGGCAATTGCTTCAACCTCAACAGCGTCGTCAGCGGCGATGATGCGGCGAACCTGAAGGTCCGCCCGATCGGCGTCAGCCAGTTTCAGGGGCTGTTGCAGGCGCTGGGCGTGGATGCGCGGCAGGCGCAGGGTGCCGCGGCGAGCCTGGCCGACTGGATCGACACCGACAGCGCGCCCCAGCCCGGCGGCGCAGAGGACGAAAGCTATGCGCGGATGGAGCGGCCCTATCGCGCCGCCAACCGCATGATGGTGGATGCCAGCGAACTGCGCGCGGTCAGCGGGATCAGCCCGGCCATCTATGCGCTGGCGCGGCCATGGATTTGCGCGCTGCCGGTCACGGATTTGTCGCCGATCAACATCAATACGCTGCTGCCCGACCAGGCGCCGCTGTTCGCGATGCTGATACCGGGACAATTGAGCGTGGCGCAGGCGCGGCAACTGCTGGCGCAGCGGCCGACGGACGGCTACGGCAGCACGGTGCAATTCTGGGCCTTGCCCTCCCTTGCCGGGCTGTCGCCGATGACCGAGGTGCAGGAACAGGTGAAATTGACGACGGGATTTTTTGGAGTGGACGTGTCGGTGGATGTTGGGGGAACGCAGGTGGTGGAGCGGGCGCTGATCGATGCGCGGCAGAGCCCGGCGCTGCTGGTGCGTCGCAGTTGGGGGGCGGGGGCATGA
- a CDS encoding NYN domain-containing protein, translated as MALLQEGRVLEGRGNIALLIDADNASAAHFDSVMNVLAELGTVNIRRAYGNWSKATLKTWAALSIAQGIEPQQQFDLTKGKNATDMKMTIDAMDLMASGRVDGFGLMSSDSDFTPLATRIRQQGIAVYGFGSANTPEGFRRACTRFLNVAALKPAEVPVVAKAQVRAAAPAAPAKAAPAKAVPQAAPAPVAPPAAAPTPGKAVDPEVVRLLIDAYDEAKRDERGFVALGPVGQRVGNRSSFDVRNYGYKRLSDLVAAIPNFITEVREGGQTWIKRVK; from the coding sequence ATGGCGTTATTGCAGGAAGGGCGCGTTTTGGAAGGTCGGGGCAATATCGCCCTGCTGATCGATGCGGACAATGCGTCGGCGGCGCATTTCGATTCGGTGATGAATGTCCTGGCGGAGCTTGGGACGGTCAATATCCGTCGCGCCTATGGCAATTGGAGCAAGGCGACGCTCAAGACCTGGGCCGCGCTCTCCATCGCGCAGGGGATCGAGCCGCAGCAGCAGTTCGACCTGACCAAGGGCAAGAACGCCACCGACATGAAGATGACCATCGACGCCATGGACCTGATGGCATCGGGCCGGGTCGACGGTTTCGGCCTGATGTCCAGCGATAGCGACTTCACCCCGCTGGCGACGCGCATCCGGCAGCAGGGCATCGCTGTCTATGGCTTTGGGTCGGCGAACACGCCCGAAGGCTTCCGCCGTGCCTGCACACGGTTCCTGAATGTCGCGGCGCTCAAGCCCGCCGAAGTGCCGGTGGTGGCCAAGGCACAGGTGAGGGCCGCAGCCCCGGCTGCGCCCGCCAAAGCCGCACCAGCGAAAGCCGTCCCCCAGGCCGCGCCCGCCCCGGTCGCGCCGCCTGCCGCCGCGCCCACGCCCGGCAAGGCGGTCGATCCCGAAGTCGTGCGCCTGCTGATCGACGCCTATGACGAGGCCAAGCGCGACGAGCGCGGCTTCGTGGCACTGGGTCCGGTCGGTCAGCGGGTCGGCAACCGCTCCAGCTTCGACGTGCGCAACTATGGCTATAAGCGCCTGTCCGACCTGGTCGCCGCCATCCCCAATTTCATCACCGAAGTCCGCGAAGGCGGGCAGACCTGGATCAAGCGGGTCAAGTGA
- a CDS encoding acylphosphatase, whose translation MPPVARHLMIHGRVQGVWYRAWTVETARGLGLAGWVRNRADGCVEALVEGEAAAVARFVALAQDGPPAAKVARIDVAEVDVEGLGGFEKRGTF comes from the coding sequence ATGCCGCCCGTGGCGCGTCACCTGATGATCCATGGCCGGGTTCAGGGCGTATGGTATCGCGCCTGGACGGTAGAAACGGCGCGCGGACTGGGCCTCGCGGGCTGGGTCCGCAACCGCGCGGACGGCTGCGTTGAGGCGCTGGTGGAGGGCGAGGCGGCGGCGGTGGCGCGGTTTGTCGCGCTGGCGCAGGATGGGCCACCGGCGGCGAAGGTCGCGCGGATTGATGTGGCTGAGGTGGATGTCGAGGGGTTGGGTGGGTTCGAGAAACGGGGGACGTTTTGA
- the gspM gene encoding type II secretion system protein GspM — MMERLGAYWAERSTREQWLLGVMFALLAVVILWFGIAMPLDRAQRSARDTLNEATDRNAAVRAAVKQLKALPRNAAATGPVTPIDQFVGQSAGEAGLTLERAQAQGSDRIDIAIASVRPVALFSWLAALEAQGVRVETMSARPSPTAGSVSMQAVLLRGEGQ, encoded by the coding sequence ATGATGGAACGGTTGGGCGCATATTGGGCGGAACGATCGACCCGCGAGCAATGGCTGCTGGGCGTGATGTTCGCGCTGCTGGCGGTCGTGATCCTGTGGTTCGGCATCGCCATGCCGCTGGACCGGGCGCAGCGCAGCGCGCGCGATACGCTCAATGAAGCGACCGATCGCAATGCGGCGGTGCGCGCCGCGGTGAAGCAATTGAAGGCGCTGCCGCGCAATGCCGCTGCGACAGGTCCGGTTACGCCGATCGACCAGTTTGTCGGGCAGAGCGCGGGCGAGGCGGGATTGACGCTGGAACGGGCACAGGCACAGGGCAGCGACCGGATCGACATCGCTATTGCGTCGGTCCGTCCGGTTGCGCTCTTTTCCTGGCTTGCCGCGCTGGAGGCGCAGGGCGTCCGGGTTGAAACGATGAGTGCGCGGCCTTCGCCCACGGCGGGCAGTGTCTCGATGCAAGCGGTGCTGTTGCGGGGAGAAGGGCAATGA
- a CDS encoding A24 family peptidase, whose protein sequence is MIQPVAALIGALAGAILGSFLATLILRWPQGRGVARGRSVCDGCGRMLAARDLIPLFSAMVQRGRCRTCGARIDPLHGRVEAGCAIIGALAIGGVPDMGGIGWALLGWTLLTLAILDWRHFWLPDALTLPLAFLGLTIGMWATDVSLIDRVMGAAIGYGALLAISMGYRALRGRDGLGLGDAKLLGALGAWFGWQALPFILLIASMMGLVVMLASGRARSRTARVPLGTFLALAALPAWIMVLRFF, encoded by the coding sequence GTGATCCAGCCGGTCGCGGCGCTGATCGGCGCGCTGGCCGGCGCGATCCTGGGCAGTTTTCTCGCCACGCTGATCCTGCGCTGGCCGCAGGGGCGGGGCGTGGCGCGCGGGCGATCGGTTTGCGACGGCTGCGGCCGGATGCTGGCGGCGCGCGACCTGATTCCCCTTTTCAGCGCGATGGTCCAGCGTGGCCGCTGTCGCACCTGTGGCGCTCGGATCGACCCGCTGCATGGCCGGGTGGAGGCGGGATGCGCGATCATCGGCGCGTTGGCGATCGGCGGAGTGCCGGACATGGGCGGGATCGGCTGGGCGCTGCTCGGCTGGACGCTACTGACGCTGGCGATCCTGGACTGGCGGCATTTCTGGCTGCCCGATGCGTTGACACTGCCGCTGGCGTTCCTGGGCTTGACCATCGGCATGTGGGCGACCGACGTTAGCCTGATTGACCGCGTCATGGGCGCGGCGATCGGCTATGGCGCATTGCTGGCCATATCGATGGGCTATCGCGCGTTGCGGGGACGTGATGGGTTGGGCCTGGGCGATGCCAAGTTGCTGGGCGCGCTGGGCGCCTGGTTTGGATGGCAGGCGTTGCCCTTCATCCTGTTGATCGCGTCGATGATGGGGCTGGTCGTGATGCTGGCCAGCGGACGGGCGAGGAGCCGCACCGCGCGGGTGCCATTGGGCACCTTCCTTGCGCTAGCGGCGTTGCCAGCGTGGATCATGGTCCTGCGCTTTTTTTAG